One genomic region from Bactrocera tryoni isolate S06 chromosome 3, CSIRO_BtryS06_freeze2, whole genome shotgun sequence encodes:
- the LOC120772823 gene encoding E3 SUMO-protein ligase PIAS2 isoform X4, with protein MINLLRVVELQQILSFLNISFAGRKIDLQRRIINLLHTNYDLLSHKIREVYTQSIAEQQAQQYGPTDPKRMYSHMQMPQVQPNPAAGLPNAGQPTAVGAQPIAGVPPTGPGVANNMVPFMNPIPTHIPIHPDVRLKKLAFYDVLGVLIKPSSLVPRNTQRIQEVPFYFTLTPQQATEIASNRDIRNSNKIEHAIQVQLRFCLLETSCEQEDCFPPSVSVKVNNKLCQLPNVIPTNRPNVEPKRPPRPVNVTANVKLSPTVTNTITVQWCPDYTRGYCIAVYLVKKLTSAQLLHRMKTKGVKPADYTRGLIKEKLTEDADCEIATTMLKVSLNCPLGKMKMSIPCRASTCSHLQCFDASLYLQMNERKPTWNCPVCDKAAIYDNLVIDGYFQEVLASSLLKPDDTEIQLHKDGSWSTHSLRNEAQVIDTPTKPVEKVEVISDDIEVITTEDVKMVKAGAPPAIANDQPTSTTNSETVDLTLSDSDDDMPLAKRRPTIKQTSAASATNSAVSTSNINGSGNGNAAGNGGPNASQRNAFQPPRTGLNVLAVLNALTRATESVLPTQFSQDAVDAVCNGNAAGLQKRKTSADCRKEIGAQKRAREDKCESIESTIVAPITATGELSAITNLPKAINAPVKTATATTNSKKLKETEDSAKALRERRKALREKMLATVQKLDDVSSTTNASKPTNKSKLGASTTHTRKK; from the exons ATGATAAATTTGCTTCGCGTAGTAGAGCTGCAACAGATACtatcatttttgaatatttcgttTGCTGGTCGTAAAATTGACTTACAACGGCGCATCATTAATCTATTACATACAAACTACGACTTATTGTCTCATAAAATACGTGAAGTTTACACACAATCAAT TGCGGAGCAGCAAGCTCAGCAGTACGGGCCAACAGATCCAAAAAGGATGTATTCACACATGCAAATGCCACAAGTGCAGCCCAATCCAGCAGCTGGTCTGCCTAATGCCGGTCAACCAACAGCTGTTGGTGCCCAACCAATCGCCGGTGTGCCGCCGACTGGGCCCGGCGTTGCCAACAATATGGTACCGTTTATGAATCCCATACCCACACATATACCGATACATCCAGACGTACGTCTTAAGAAACTAGCTTTTTATGATGTACTGGGTGTGCTGATTAAGCCTTCATCACTTGTGCCGCGCAATACACAGCGTATACAAGAGGTGCCCTTCTACTTTACATTGACACCACAACAGGCCACAGAGATTGCATCAAATCGTGACATACGAAACAGTAATAAGATTGAGCATGCCATACAGGTTCAGCTACGTTTCTGTTTATTAGAAACGTCATGCGAACAAGAGGACTGTTTCCCGCCCAGTGTCAGTGTAAAGGTCAACAATAAGTTGTGTCAACTGCCG AATGTCATTCCAACAAACAGACCGAATGTGGAACCAAAACGACCACCACGCCCCGTCAATGTCACAGCAAATGTAAAGCTTTCGCCTACGGTTACCAACACAATCACAGTACAATGGTGCCCGGATTATACGCGTGGCTATTGCATTGCCGTATACTTGGTGAAGAAGCTAACTTCAGCGCAATTATTGCATCGCATGAAGACCAAGGGCGTTAAACCAGCCGACTACACGCGCGGTTTAA TTAAAGAGAAACTCACTGAAGATGCAGATTGCGAAATCGCTACAACAATGCTTAAAGTTTCGCTGAATTGTCCGTTGGGCAAGATGAAAATGTCCATACCATGCCGTGCATCGACTTGCTCGCATTTACAATGTTTTGATGCTAGTCTTTACCTGCAGATGAACGAGCGTAAGCCTACATGGAATTGTCCAGTGTGCGACAAGGCAGCCATTTACGATAATCTGGTCATTGATGG CTACTTTCAAGAGGTGCTCGCCTCATCGCTACTTAAACCCGACGATACGGAGATACAATTACATAAAGACGGCTCATGGAGCACACATAGTTTACGTAATGAGGCTCAAGTAATCGATACGCCGACAAAGCCggttgaaaaagtcgaagtCATTTCGGATGATATCG AAGTCATTACCACAGAGGATGTGAAAATGGTTAAAGCTGGCGCACCACCTGCCATTGCTAATGACCAGCCCACATCAACGACAAACAGTGAAACG GTGGATTTAACACTCAGCGATTCCGATGATGATATGCCGCTGGCCAAGCGGCGTCCCACCATTAAGCAAACTTCTGCCGCTAGCGCTACAAATTCGGCGGTGTCCACATCTAACATTAACGGCAGCGGCAATGGCAATGCTGCTGGTAACGGCGGACCCAATGCCAGTCAGCGTAATGCTTTTCAACCGCCACGAACTG GCTTAAACGTTTTGGCAGTTTTAAATGCTTTGACTCGAGCAACGGAAAGTGTGCTACCGACACAATTTTCGCAGGATGCCGTTGATGCCGTTTGTAATGGCAATGCTGCCGGACTACAGAAGAGGAAGACATCGGCGGATTGTCGGAAAGAAATTGGTGCACAAAAAAGAGCACGGGAAGACAAATGTGAATCCATTGAATCAACAATTGTGGCGCCGATTACAGCTACTGGCGAGTTGTCTGCTATTACCAATTTGCCGAAGGCTATCAATGCACCAGTAAAAACTGCGACTGCTACAACGAATTCCAAAAAACTGAAAGAAACTGAAGATAGTGCAAAAGCCCTTAGAGAGCGCAGAAAAGCTCTGAGGGAAAAGATGTTGGCAACTGTGCAGAAGCTTGATGATGTTAGTAGTACTACTAATGCATCAAAGCCGACAAATAAGAGCAAATTGGGAGCGTCAACGACTCACACGCGAAAAAAATGA
- the LOC120772823 gene encoding E3 SUMO-protein ligase PIAS2 isoform X1, which yields MRKTRSQTQAEAAMANAGRTTSTSNSPSIVSSTENSGAQNMSTSNRMPQNIQIAAVSAQKRIVQQTEHFKIKECEEMINLLRVVELQQILSFLNISFAGRKIDLQRRIINLLHTNYDLLSHKIREVYTQSIAEQQAQQYGPTDPKRMYSHMQMPQVQPNPAAGLPNAGQPTAVGAQPIAGVPPTGPGVANNMVPFMNPIPTHIPIHPDVRLKKLAFYDVLGVLIKPSSLVPRNTQRIQEVPFYFTLTPQQATEIASNRDIRNSNKIEHAIQVQLRFCLLETSCEQEDCFPPSVSVKVNNKLCQLPNVIPTNRPNVEPKRPPRPVNVTANVKLSPTVTNTITVQWCPDYTRGYCIAVYLVKKLTSAQLLHRMKTKGVKPADYTRGLIKEKLTEDADCEIATTMLKVSLNCPLGKMKMSIPCRASTCSHLQCFDASLYLQMNERKPTWNCPVCDKAAIYDNLVIDGYFQEVLASSLLKPDDTEIQLHKDGSWSTHSLRNEAQVIDTPTKPVEKVEVISDDIEVITTEDVKMVKAGAPPAIANDQPTSTTNSETVDLTLSDSDDDMPLAKRRPTIKQTSAASATNSAVSTSNINGSGNGNAAGNGGPNASQRNAFQPPRTGLNVLAVLNALTRATESVLPTQFSQDAVDAVCNGNAAGLQKRKTSADCRKEIGAQKRAREDKCESIESTIVAPITATGELSAITNLPKAINAPVKTATATTNSKKLKETEDSAKALRERRKALREKMLATVQKLDDVSSTTNASKPTNKSKLGASTTHTRKK from the exons ATGCGTAAAACTCGTTCTCAAACTCAGGCGGAGGCCGCAATGGCAAATGCGGGACGTACGACTTCCACATCCAATTCACCATCCATTGTTTCATCGACGGAGAACAGTGGAGCGCAAAACATGAGCACGAGTAATCGCATGCCTCAAAATATCCAGATTGCTGCCGTAAGTGCACAAAAGCGTATTGTGCAACAAACGGAGCATTTCAAAATCAAG gaaTGTGAGGAAATGATAAATTTGCTTCGCGTAGTAGAGCTGCAACAGATACtatcatttttgaatatttcgttTGCTGGTCGTAAAATTGACTTACAACGGCGCATCATTAATCTATTACATACAAACTACGACTTATTGTCTCATAAAATACGTGAAGTTTACACACAATCAAT TGCGGAGCAGCAAGCTCAGCAGTACGGGCCAACAGATCCAAAAAGGATGTATTCACACATGCAAATGCCACAAGTGCAGCCCAATCCAGCAGCTGGTCTGCCTAATGCCGGTCAACCAACAGCTGTTGGTGCCCAACCAATCGCCGGTGTGCCGCCGACTGGGCCCGGCGTTGCCAACAATATGGTACCGTTTATGAATCCCATACCCACACATATACCGATACATCCAGACGTACGTCTTAAGAAACTAGCTTTTTATGATGTACTGGGTGTGCTGATTAAGCCTTCATCACTTGTGCCGCGCAATACACAGCGTATACAAGAGGTGCCCTTCTACTTTACATTGACACCACAACAGGCCACAGAGATTGCATCAAATCGTGACATACGAAACAGTAATAAGATTGAGCATGCCATACAGGTTCAGCTACGTTTCTGTTTATTAGAAACGTCATGCGAACAAGAGGACTGTTTCCCGCCCAGTGTCAGTGTAAAGGTCAACAATAAGTTGTGTCAACTGCCG AATGTCATTCCAACAAACAGACCGAATGTGGAACCAAAACGACCACCACGCCCCGTCAATGTCACAGCAAATGTAAAGCTTTCGCCTACGGTTACCAACACAATCACAGTACAATGGTGCCCGGATTATACGCGTGGCTATTGCATTGCCGTATACTTGGTGAAGAAGCTAACTTCAGCGCAATTATTGCATCGCATGAAGACCAAGGGCGTTAAACCAGCCGACTACACGCGCGGTTTAA TTAAAGAGAAACTCACTGAAGATGCAGATTGCGAAATCGCTACAACAATGCTTAAAGTTTCGCTGAATTGTCCGTTGGGCAAGATGAAAATGTCCATACCATGCCGTGCATCGACTTGCTCGCATTTACAATGTTTTGATGCTAGTCTTTACCTGCAGATGAACGAGCGTAAGCCTACATGGAATTGTCCAGTGTGCGACAAGGCAGCCATTTACGATAATCTGGTCATTGATGG CTACTTTCAAGAGGTGCTCGCCTCATCGCTACTTAAACCCGACGATACGGAGATACAATTACATAAAGACGGCTCATGGAGCACACATAGTTTACGTAATGAGGCTCAAGTAATCGATACGCCGACAAAGCCggttgaaaaagtcgaagtCATTTCGGATGATATCG AAGTCATTACCACAGAGGATGTGAAAATGGTTAAAGCTGGCGCACCACCTGCCATTGCTAATGACCAGCCCACATCAACGACAAACAGTGAAACG GTGGATTTAACACTCAGCGATTCCGATGATGATATGCCGCTGGCCAAGCGGCGTCCCACCATTAAGCAAACTTCTGCCGCTAGCGCTACAAATTCGGCGGTGTCCACATCTAACATTAACGGCAGCGGCAATGGCAATGCTGCTGGTAACGGCGGACCCAATGCCAGTCAGCGTAATGCTTTTCAACCGCCACGAACTG GCTTAAACGTTTTGGCAGTTTTAAATGCTTTGACTCGAGCAACGGAAAGTGTGCTACCGACACAATTTTCGCAGGATGCCGTTGATGCCGTTTGTAATGGCAATGCTGCCGGACTACAGAAGAGGAAGACATCGGCGGATTGTCGGAAAGAAATTGGTGCACAAAAAAGAGCACGGGAAGACAAATGTGAATCCATTGAATCAACAATTGTGGCGCCGATTACAGCTACTGGCGAGTTGTCTGCTATTACCAATTTGCCGAAGGCTATCAATGCACCAGTAAAAACTGCGACTGCTACAACGAATTCCAAAAAACTGAAAGAAACTGAAGATAGTGCAAAAGCCCTTAGAGAGCGCAGAAAAGCTCTGAGGGAAAAGATGTTGGCAACTGTGCAGAAGCTTGATGATGTTAGTAGTACTACTAATGCATCAAAGCCGACAAATAAGAGCAAATTGGGAGCGTCAACGACTCACACGCGAAAAAAATGA
- the LOC120772823 gene encoding E3 SUMO-protein ligase PIAS2 isoform X7: MRKTRSQTQAEAAMANAGRTTSTSNSPSIVSSTENSGAQNMSTSNRMPQNIQIAAVSAQKRIVQQTEHFKIKECEEMINLLRVVELQQILSFLNISFAGRKIDLQRRIINLLHTNYDLLSHKIREVYTQSIAEQQAQQYGPTDPKRMYSHMQMPQVQPNPAAGLPNAGQPTAVGAQPIAGVPPTGPGVANNMVPFMNPIPTHIPIHPDVRLKKLAFYDVLGVLIKPSSLVPRNTQRIQEVPFYFTLTPQQATEIASNRDIRNSNKIEHAIQVQLRFCLLETSCEQEDCFPPSVSVKVNNKLCQLPNVIPTNRPNVEPKRPPRPVNVTANVKLSPTVTNTITVQWCPDYTRGYCIAVYLVKKLTSAQLLHRMKTKGVKPADYTRGLIKEKLTEDADCEIATTMLKVSLNCPLGKMKMSIPCRASTCSHLQCFDASLYLQMNERKPTWNCPVCDKAAIYDNLVIDGYFQEVLASSLLKPDDTEIQLHKDGSWSTHSLRNEAQVIDTPTKPVEKVEVISDDIEVITTEDVKMVKAGAPPAIANDQPTSTTNSETVDLTLSDSDDDMPLAKRRPTIKQTSAASATNSAVSTSNINGSGNGNAAGNGGPNASQRNAFQPPRTGTLDAYSY, encoded by the exons ATGCGTAAAACTCGTTCTCAAACTCAGGCGGAGGCCGCAATGGCAAATGCGGGACGTACGACTTCCACATCCAATTCACCATCCATTGTTTCATCGACGGAGAACAGTGGAGCGCAAAACATGAGCACGAGTAATCGCATGCCTCAAAATATCCAGATTGCTGCCGTAAGTGCACAAAAGCGTATTGTGCAACAAACGGAGCATTTCAAAATCAAG gaaTGTGAGGAAATGATAAATTTGCTTCGCGTAGTAGAGCTGCAACAGATACtatcatttttgaatatttcgttTGCTGGTCGTAAAATTGACTTACAACGGCGCATCATTAATCTATTACATACAAACTACGACTTATTGTCTCATAAAATACGTGAAGTTTACACACAATCAAT TGCGGAGCAGCAAGCTCAGCAGTACGGGCCAACAGATCCAAAAAGGATGTATTCACACATGCAAATGCCACAAGTGCAGCCCAATCCAGCAGCTGGTCTGCCTAATGCCGGTCAACCAACAGCTGTTGGTGCCCAACCAATCGCCGGTGTGCCGCCGACTGGGCCCGGCGTTGCCAACAATATGGTACCGTTTATGAATCCCATACCCACACATATACCGATACATCCAGACGTACGTCTTAAGAAACTAGCTTTTTATGATGTACTGGGTGTGCTGATTAAGCCTTCATCACTTGTGCCGCGCAATACACAGCGTATACAAGAGGTGCCCTTCTACTTTACATTGACACCACAACAGGCCACAGAGATTGCATCAAATCGTGACATACGAAACAGTAATAAGATTGAGCATGCCATACAGGTTCAGCTACGTTTCTGTTTATTAGAAACGTCATGCGAACAAGAGGACTGTTTCCCGCCCAGTGTCAGTGTAAAGGTCAACAATAAGTTGTGTCAACTGCCG AATGTCATTCCAACAAACAGACCGAATGTGGAACCAAAACGACCACCACGCCCCGTCAATGTCACAGCAAATGTAAAGCTTTCGCCTACGGTTACCAACACAATCACAGTACAATGGTGCCCGGATTATACGCGTGGCTATTGCATTGCCGTATACTTGGTGAAGAAGCTAACTTCAGCGCAATTATTGCATCGCATGAAGACCAAGGGCGTTAAACCAGCCGACTACACGCGCGGTTTAA TTAAAGAGAAACTCACTGAAGATGCAGATTGCGAAATCGCTACAACAATGCTTAAAGTTTCGCTGAATTGTCCGTTGGGCAAGATGAAAATGTCCATACCATGCCGTGCATCGACTTGCTCGCATTTACAATGTTTTGATGCTAGTCTTTACCTGCAGATGAACGAGCGTAAGCCTACATGGAATTGTCCAGTGTGCGACAAGGCAGCCATTTACGATAATCTGGTCATTGATGG CTACTTTCAAGAGGTGCTCGCCTCATCGCTACTTAAACCCGACGATACGGAGATACAATTACATAAAGACGGCTCATGGAGCACACATAGTTTACGTAATGAGGCTCAAGTAATCGATACGCCGACAAAGCCggttgaaaaagtcgaagtCATTTCGGATGATATCG AAGTCATTACCACAGAGGATGTGAAAATGGTTAAAGCTGGCGCACCACCTGCCATTGCTAATGACCAGCCCACATCAACGACAAACAGTGAAACG GTGGATTTAACACTCAGCGATTCCGATGATGATATGCCGCTGGCCAAGCGGCGTCCCACCATTAAGCAAACTTCTGCCGCTAGCGCTACAAATTCGGCGGTGTCCACATCTAACATTAACGGCAGCGGCAATGGCAATGCTGCTGGTAACGGCGGACCCAATGCCAGTCAGCGTAATGCTTTTCAACCGCCACGAACTGGTACGTTGGACGCTTATTCGTACTAA